A genomic segment from Tachysurus fulvidraco isolate hzauxx_2018 unplaced genomic scaffold, HZAU_PFXX_2.0 HiC_scaffold_42_np12, whole genome shotgun sequence encodes:
- the LOC125140689 gene encoding microphthalmia-associated transcription factor-like isoform X2 produces the protein MQAESGIVPDLEVDVEFTEEPKIYYELKSQPIKPSTHQSDQQCSSLSSLSSSRVLLRQQLMREQLHDQERRENQFRCHTSPYEPPTPTQSCTLNPTQTSAIDVSTHVAPPTTSLVPPEVLRVKTHLENPTKYHLQQAQRQQVKAYLSTTLDPFPSMPCATSEPGGINSSPNSPMALLTLSSTCKREMDDVIDDIISLESSYSDMLGMSLDSALHMANTVPLNQMEVYNTQSLAPPTISISNSCRENLPNIKREFYGNCASDLTRTHIQRNRTHLIRTTLSILHPLSAADARALAKERQKKDNHNLIERRRRFNINDRIKELGTLIPKSNDPDMRWNKGTILKASVDYIKKLQKDQQHAKELETRQKKLEIANHHLMELEMQARAQGHVPSPQGDCNKPTEGHIPTSDPRTYVVMAKTTDAKLDAMLMEDMMLPLTTSLSPKSSVTVEENEHTC, from the exons ATGCAGGCGGAGTCCGGGATTGTTCCAGACCTGGAGGTCGATGTGGAGTTTACCGAAGAACCGAAAATTTATTACGAACTGAAGAGTCAGCCAATCAAACCCAG tacaCATCAGTCAGATCAGCAGtgttcatctctctcctctctctcttcgtccCGTGTCCTTCTGCGGCAACAGTTGATGCGTGAGCAGCTTCATGATCAGGAGCGAAGGGAGAACCAGTTTAGATGCCACACCTCCCCATATGAGCCGCCCACTCCAACACAAAGCTGTACCCTAAACCCCACCCAGACTTCTGCCATTGATGTCAGCACCCACGTGGCCCCGCCCACCACCTCACTTGTGCCCCCTGAAGTGCTGAGG GTGAAGACTCATTTAGAAAACCCCACTAAGTATCACCTACAGCAGGCTCAGAGACAGCAGGTGAAAGCGTACCTGTCGACCACACTCGACCCATTTCCCAGCATGCCGTGTGCCACATCTGAACCTGGGGGAATAAACAGCAGCCCCAACAGTCCCATGGCATTACTCACCCTCAGCTCCACCTGTAAGAGAGag ATGGATGACGTaattgatgacatcatcagtttGGAGTCAAGTTACAGTGATATGCTAGGAATGTCTTTGGACTCCGCCCTTCACATGGCCAACACG GTGCCACTGAATCagatggaggtttataataCTCAGAGTTTAGCTCCACCTACCATTTCCATCAGCAATTCCTGCCGTGAGAACCTGCCGAACATCAAGAGGGAGTTTTATGGTAATTGTGCGAGTGATTTAACACGCACTCATATACAAAGAAACAGAACTCACCTGATAAGAACAACTTTGTCGATTCTTCATCCACTCTCAGCTGCAGATGCTCGTGCTCTTGCAAAGGAACGACAGAAAAAAGACAACCACAACCTGA TCGAGAGAAGACGGCGATTCAATATCAATGACCGCATTAAAGAGCTTGGCACTCTTATCCCCAAATCCAACGACCC ggacATGCGCTGGAACAAGGGCACTATACTGAAGGCATCAGTGGACTATATCAAGAAGCTGCAGAAGGATCAGCAACACGCCAAAGAGCTGGAGACCCGGCAAAAGAAACTGGAGATTGCTAACCACCATCTTATG GAGTTGGAGATGCAGGCTCGAGCTCAGGGTCACGTCCCTTCTCCCCAAGGTGACTGCAACAAGCCCACAGAAGGCCACATCCCAACATCTGACCCTAGAACCTATGTGGTCATGGCCAAGACTACAGATGCCAAACTAGATGCCATGTTGATGGAGGACATGATGTTGCCCTTAACAACAAGCCTTTCACCAAAGAGCAGCGTTACCGTGGAGGAGAACGAGCACACATGCTAA
- the LOC125140689 gene encoding microphthalmia-associated transcription factor-like isoform X8: MFYPLFCGTGTGRHAGGVRDCSRPGGRCGVYRRTENLLRTEESANQTQVKTHLENPTKYHLQQAQRQQVKAYLSTTLDPFPSMPCATSEPGGINSSPNSPMALLTLSSTCKREMDDVIDDIISLESSYSDMLGMSLDSALHMANTVPLNQMEVYNTQSLAPPTISISNSCRENLPNIKREFYGNCASDLTRTHIQRNRTHLIRTTLSILHPLSAADARALAKERQKKDNHNLIERRRRFNINDRIKELGTLIPKSNDPDMRWNKGTILKASVDYIKKLQKDQQHAKELETRQKKLEIANHHLMVRVQELEMQARAQGHVPSPQGDCNKPTEGHIPTSDPRTYVVMAKTTDAKLDAMLMEDMMLPLTTSLSPKSSVTVEENEHTC, from the exons ATGTTTTATCCGCTGTTCTGCGGAACCGGAACCGGACGGCATGCAGGCGGAGTCCGGGATTGTTCCAGACCTGGAGGTCGATGTGGAGTTTACCGAAGAACCGAAAATTTATTACGAACTGAAGAGTCAGCCAATCAAACCCAG GTGAAGACTCATTTAGAAAACCCCACTAAGTATCACCTACAGCAGGCTCAGAGACAGCAGGTGAAAGCGTACCTGTCGACCACACTCGACCCATTTCCCAGCATGCCGTGTGCCACATCTGAACCTGGGGGAATAAACAGCAGCCCCAACAGTCCCATGGCATTACTCACCCTCAGCTCCACCTGTAAGAGAGag ATGGATGACGTaattgatgacatcatcagtttGGAGTCAAGTTACAGTGATATGCTAGGAATGTCTTTGGACTCCGCCCTTCACATGGCCAACACG GTGCCACTGAATCagatggaggtttataataCTCAGAGTTTAGCTCCACCTACCATTTCCATCAGCAATTCCTGCCGTGAGAACCTGCCGAACATCAAGAGGGAGTTTTATGGTAATTGTGCGAGTGATTTAACACGCACTCATATACAAAGAAACAGAACTCACCTGATAAGAACAACTTTGTCGATTCTTCATCCACTCTCAGCTGCAGATGCTCGTGCTCTTGCAAAGGAACGACAGAAAAAAGACAACCACAACCTGA TCGAGAGAAGACGGCGATTCAATATCAATGACCGCATTAAAGAGCTTGGCACTCTTATCCCCAAATCCAACGACCC ggacATGCGCTGGAACAAGGGCACTATACTGAAGGCATCAGTGGACTATATCAAGAAGCTGCAGAAGGATCAGCAACACGCCAAAGAGCTGGAGACCCGGCAAAAGAAACTGGAGATTGCTAACCACCATCTTATGGTGCGAGTACAG GAGTTGGAGATGCAGGCTCGAGCTCAGGGTCACGTCCCTTCTCCCCAAGGTGACTGCAACAAGCCCACAGAAGGCCACATCCCAACATCTGACCCTAGAACCTATGTGGTCATGGCCAAGACTACAGATGCCAAACTAGATGCCATGTTGATGGAGGACATGATGTTGCCCTTAACAACAAGCCTTTCACCAAAGAGCAGCGTTACCGTGGAGGAGAACGAGCACACATGCTAA
- the LOC125140689 gene encoding microphthalmia-associated transcription factor-like isoform X6 has translation MQAESGIVPDLEVDVEFTEEPKIYYELKSQPIKPSTHQSDQQCSSLSSLSSSRVLLRQQLMREQLHDQERRENQFRCHTSPYEPPTPTQSCTLNPTQTSAIDVSTHVAPPTTSLVPPEVLRVKTHLENPTKYHLQQAQRQQVKAYLSTTLDPFPSMPCATSEPGGINSSPNSPMALLTLSSTCKREMDDVIDDIISLESSYSDMLGMSLDSALHMANTVPLNQMEVYNTQSLAPPTISISNSCRENLPNIKREFYGNCASDLTRTHIQRNRTHLIRTTLSILHPLSAADARALAKERQKKDNHNLIERRRRFNINDRIKELGTLIPKSNDPDMRWNKGTILKASVDYIKKLQKDQQHAKELETRQKKLEIANHHLMELEMQARAQGHVPSPQGDCNKPTEGHIP, from the exons ATGCAGGCGGAGTCCGGGATTGTTCCAGACCTGGAGGTCGATGTGGAGTTTACCGAAGAACCGAAAATTTATTACGAACTGAAGAGTCAGCCAATCAAACCCAG tacaCATCAGTCAGATCAGCAGtgttcatctctctcctctctctcttcgtccCGTGTCCTTCTGCGGCAACAGTTGATGCGTGAGCAGCTTCATGATCAGGAGCGAAGGGAGAACCAGTTTAGATGCCACACCTCCCCATATGAGCCGCCCACTCCAACACAAAGCTGTACCCTAAACCCCACCCAGACTTCTGCCATTGATGTCAGCACCCACGTGGCCCCGCCCACCACCTCACTTGTGCCCCCTGAAGTGCTGAGG GTGAAGACTCATTTAGAAAACCCCACTAAGTATCACCTACAGCAGGCTCAGAGACAGCAGGTGAAAGCGTACCTGTCGACCACACTCGACCCATTTCCCAGCATGCCGTGTGCCACATCTGAACCTGGGGGAATAAACAGCAGCCCCAACAGTCCCATGGCATTACTCACCCTCAGCTCCACCTGTAAGAGAGag ATGGATGACGTaattgatgacatcatcagtttGGAGTCAAGTTACAGTGATATGCTAGGAATGTCTTTGGACTCCGCCCTTCACATGGCCAACACG GTGCCACTGAATCagatggaggtttataataCTCAGAGTTTAGCTCCACCTACCATTTCCATCAGCAATTCCTGCCGTGAGAACCTGCCGAACATCAAGAGGGAGTTTTATGGTAATTGTGCGAGTGATTTAACACGCACTCATATACAAAGAAACAGAACTCACCTGATAAGAACAACTTTGTCGATTCTTCATCCACTCTCAGCTGCAGATGCTCGTGCTCTTGCAAAGGAACGACAGAAAAAAGACAACCACAACCTGA TCGAGAGAAGACGGCGATTCAATATCAATGACCGCATTAAAGAGCTTGGCACTCTTATCCCCAAATCCAACGACCC ggacATGCGCTGGAACAAGGGCACTATACTGAAGGCATCAGTGGACTATATCAAGAAGCTGCAGAAGGATCAGCAACACGCCAAAGAGCTGGAGACCCGGCAAAAGAAACTGGAGATTGCTAACCACCATCTTATG GAGTTGGAGATGCAGGCTCGAGCTCAGGGTCACGTCCCTTCTCCCCAAGGTGACTGCAACAAGCCCACAGAAGGCCACATCCCA TGA
- the LOC125140689 gene encoding microphthalmia-associated transcription factor-like isoform X3, with amino-acid sequence MFYPLFCGTGTGRHAGGVRDCSRPGGRCGVYRRTENLLRTEESANQTQLMREQLHDQERRENQFRCHTSPYEPPTPTQSCTLNPTQTSAIDVSTHVAPPTTSLVPPEVLRVKTHLENPTKYHLQQAQRQQVKAYLSTTLDPFPSMPCATSEPGGINSSPNSPMALLTLSSTCKREMDDVIDDIISLESSYSDMLGMSLDSALHMANTVPLNQMEVYNTQSLAPPTISISNSCRENLPNIKREFYGNCASDLTRTHIQRNRTHLIRTTLSILHPLSAADARALAKERQKKDNHNLIERRRRFNINDRIKELGTLIPKSNDPDMRWNKGTILKASVDYIKKLQKDQQHAKELETRQKKLEIANHHLMVRVQELEMQARAQGHVPSPQGDCNKPTEGHIPTSDPRTYVVMAKTTDAKLDAMLMEDMMLPLTTSLSPKSSVTVEENEHTC; translated from the exons ATGTTTTATCCGCTGTTCTGCGGAACCGGAACCGGACGGCATGCAGGCGGAGTCCGGGATTGTTCCAGACCTGGAGGTCGATGTGGAGTTTACCGAAGAACCGAAAATTTATTACGAACTGAAGAGTCAGCCAATCAAACCCAG TTGATGCGTGAGCAGCTTCATGATCAGGAGCGAAGGGAGAACCAGTTTAGATGCCACACCTCCCCATATGAGCCGCCCACTCCAACACAAAGCTGTACCCTAAACCCCACCCAGACTTCTGCCATTGATGTCAGCACCCACGTGGCCCCGCCCACCACCTCACTTGTGCCCCCTGAAGTGCTGAGG GTGAAGACTCATTTAGAAAACCCCACTAAGTATCACCTACAGCAGGCTCAGAGACAGCAGGTGAAAGCGTACCTGTCGACCACACTCGACCCATTTCCCAGCATGCCGTGTGCCACATCTGAACCTGGGGGAATAAACAGCAGCCCCAACAGTCCCATGGCATTACTCACCCTCAGCTCCACCTGTAAGAGAGag ATGGATGACGTaattgatgacatcatcagtttGGAGTCAAGTTACAGTGATATGCTAGGAATGTCTTTGGACTCCGCCCTTCACATGGCCAACACG GTGCCACTGAATCagatggaggtttataataCTCAGAGTTTAGCTCCACCTACCATTTCCATCAGCAATTCCTGCCGTGAGAACCTGCCGAACATCAAGAGGGAGTTTTATGGTAATTGTGCGAGTGATTTAACACGCACTCATATACAAAGAAACAGAACTCACCTGATAAGAACAACTTTGTCGATTCTTCATCCACTCTCAGCTGCAGATGCTCGTGCTCTTGCAAAGGAACGACAGAAAAAAGACAACCACAACCTGA TCGAGAGAAGACGGCGATTCAATATCAATGACCGCATTAAAGAGCTTGGCACTCTTATCCCCAAATCCAACGACCC ggacATGCGCTGGAACAAGGGCACTATACTGAAGGCATCAGTGGACTATATCAAGAAGCTGCAGAAGGATCAGCAACACGCCAAAGAGCTGGAGACCCGGCAAAAGAAACTGGAGATTGCTAACCACCATCTTATGGTGCGAGTACAG GAGTTGGAGATGCAGGCTCGAGCTCAGGGTCACGTCCCTTCTCCCCAAGGTGACTGCAACAAGCCCACAGAAGGCCACATCCCAACATCTGACCCTAGAACCTATGTGGTCATGGCCAAGACTACAGATGCCAAACTAGATGCCATGTTGATGGAGGACATGATGTTGCCCTTAACAACAAGCCTTTCACCAAAGAGCAGCGTTACCGTGGAGGAGAACGAGCACACATGCTAA
- the LOC125140689 gene encoding microphthalmia-associated transcription factor-like isoform X5 has product MQAESGIVPDLEVDVEFTEEPKIYYELKSQPIKPSTHQSDQQCSSLSSLSSSRVLLRQQLMREQLHDQERRENQFRCHTSPYEPPTPTQSCTLNPTQTSAIDVSTHVAPPTTSLVPPEVLRVKTHLENPTKYHLQQAQRQQVKAYLSTTLDPFPSMPCATSEPGGINSSPNSPMALLTLSSTCKREMDDVIDDIISLESSYSDMLGMSLDSALHMANTVPLNQMEVYNTQSLAPPTISISNSCRENLPNIKREFYGNCASDLTRTHIQRNRTHLIRTTLSILHPLSAADARALAKERQKKDNHNLIERRRRFNINDRIKELGTLIPKSNDPDMRWNKGTILKASVDYIKKLQKDQQHAKELETRQKKLEIANHHLMVRVQELEMQARAQGHVPSPQGDCNKPTEGHIP; this is encoded by the exons ATGCAGGCGGAGTCCGGGATTGTTCCAGACCTGGAGGTCGATGTGGAGTTTACCGAAGAACCGAAAATTTATTACGAACTGAAGAGTCAGCCAATCAAACCCAG tacaCATCAGTCAGATCAGCAGtgttcatctctctcctctctctcttcgtccCGTGTCCTTCTGCGGCAACAGTTGATGCGTGAGCAGCTTCATGATCAGGAGCGAAGGGAGAACCAGTTTAGATGCCACACCTCCCCATATGAGCCGCCCACTCCAACACAAAGCTGTACCCTAAACCCCACCCAGACTTCTGCCATTGATGTCAGCACCCACGTGGCCCCGCCCACCACCTCACTTGTGCCCCCTGAAGTGCTGAGG GTGAAGACTCATTTAGAAAACCCCACTAAGTATCACCTACAGCAGGCTCAGAGACAGCAGGTGAAAGCGTACCTGTCGACCACACTCGACCCATTTCCCAGCATGCCGTGTGCCACATCTGAACCTGGGGGAATAAACAGCAGCCCCAACAGTCCCATGGCATTACTCACCCTCAGCTCCACCTGTAAGAGAGag ATGGATGACGTaattgatgacatcatcagtttGGAGTCAAGTTACAGTGATATGCTAGGAATGTCTTTGGACTCCGCCCTTCACATGGCCAACACG GTGCCACTGAATCagatggaggtttataataCTCAGAGTTTAGCTCCACCTACCATTTCCATCAGCAATTCCTGCCGTGAGAACCTGCCGAACATCAAGAGGGAGTTTTATGGTAATTGTGCGAGTGATTTAACACGCACTCATATACAAAGAAACAGAACTCACCTGATAAGAACAACTTTGTCGATTCTTCATCCACTCTCAGCTGCAGATGCTCGTGCTCTTGCAAAGGAACGACAGAAAAAAGACAACCACAACCTGA TCGAGAGAAGACGGCGATTCAATATCAATGACCGCATTAAAGAGCTTGGCACTCTTATCCCCAAATCCAACGACCC ggacATGCGCTGGAACAAGGGCACTATACTGAAGGCATCAGTGGACTATATCAAGAAGCTGCAGAAGGATCAGCAACACGCCAAAGAGCTGGAGACCCGGCAAAAGAAACTGGAGATTGCTAACCACCATCTTATGGTGCGAGTACAG GAGTTGGAGATGCAGGCTCGAGCTCAGGGTCACGTCCCTTCTCCCCAAGGTGACTGCAACAAGCCCACAGAAGGCCACATCCCA TGA
- the LOC125140689 gene encoding microphthalmia-associated transcription factor-like isoform X4 → MQAESGIVPDLEVDVEFTEEPKIYYELKSQPIKPSTHQSDQQCSSLSSLSSSRVLLRQQLMREQLHDQERRENQFRCHTSPYEPPTPTQSCTLNPTQTSAIDVSTHVAPPTTSLVPPEVLRVKTHLENPTKYHLQQAQRQQVKAYLSTTLDPFPSMPCATSEPGGINSSPNSPMALLTLSSTCKREMDDVIDDIISLESSYSDMLGMSLDSALHMANTVPLNQMEVYNTQSLAPPTISISNSCRENLPNIKREFYAADARALAKERQKKDNHNLIERRRRFNINDRIKELGTLIPKSNDPDMRWNKGTILKASVDYIKKLQKDQQHAKELETRQKKLEIANHHLMVRVQELEMQARAQGHVPSPQGDCNKPTEGHIPTSDPRTYVVMAKTTDAKLDAMLMEDMMLPLTTSLSPKSSVTVEENEHTC, encoded by the exons ATGCAGGCGGAGTCCGGGATTGTTCCAGACCTGGAGGTCGATGTGGAGTTTACCGAAGAACCGAAAATTTATTACGAACTGAAGAGTCAGCCAATCAAACCCAG tacaCATCAGTCAGATCAGCAGtgttcatctctctcctctctctcttcgtccCGTGTCCTTCTGCGGCAACAGTTGATGCGTGAGCAGCTTCATGATCAGGAGCGAAGGGAGAACCAGTTTAGATGCCACACCTCCCCATATGAGCCGCCCACTCCAACACAAAGCTGTACCCTAAACCCCACCCAGACTTCTGCCATTGATGTCAGCACCCACGTGGCCCCGCCCACCACCTCACTTGTGCCCCCTGAAGTGCTGAGG GTGAAGACTCATTTAGAAAACCCCACTAAGTATCACCTACAGCAGGCTCAGAGACAGCAGGTGAAAGCGTACCTGTCGACCACACTCGACCCATTTCCCAGCATGCCGTGTGCCACATCTGAACCTGGGGGAATAAACAGCAGCCCCAACAGTCCCATGGCATTACTCACCCTCAGCTCCACCTGTAAGAGAGag ATGGATGACGTaattgatgacatcatcagtttGGAGTCAAGTTACAGTGATATGCTAGGAATGTCTTTGGACTCCGCCCTTCACATGGCCAACACG GTGCCACTGAATCagatggaggtttataataCTCAGAGTTTAGCTCCACCTACCATTTCCATCAGCAATTCCTGCCGTGAGAACCTGCCGAACATCAAGAGGGAGTTTTATG CTGCAGATGCTCGTGCTCTTGCAAAGGAACGACAGAAAAAAGACAACCACAACCTGA TCGAGAGAAGACGGCGATTCAATATCAATGACCGCATTAAAGAGCTTGGCACTCTTATCCCCAAATCCAACGACCC ggacATGCGCTGGAACAAGGGCACTATACTGAAGGCATCAGTGGACTATATCAAGAAGCTGCAGAAGGATCAGCAACACGCCAAAGAGCTGGAGACCCGGCAAAAGAAACTGGAGATTGCTAACCACCATCTTATGGTGCGAGTACAG GAGTTGGAGATGCAGGCTCGAGCTCAGGGTCACGTCCCTTCTCCCCAAGGTGACTGCAACAAGCCCACAGAAGGCCACATCCCAACATCTGACCCTAGAACCTATGTGGTCATGGCCAAGACTACAGATGCCAAACTAGATGCCATGTTGATGGAGGACATGATGTTGCCCTTAACAACAAGCCTTTCACCAAAGAGCAGCGTTACCGTGGAGGAGAACGAGCACACATGCTAA
- the LOC125140689 gene encoding microphthalmia-associated transcription factor-like isoform X7, with amino-acid sequence MREQLHDQERRENQFRCHTSPYEPPTPTQSCTLNPTQTSAIDVSTHVAPPTTSLVPPEVLRVKTHLENPTKYHLQQAQRQQVKAYLSTTLDPFPSMPCATSEPGGINSSPNSPMALLTLSSTCKREMDDVIDDIISLESSYSDMLGMSLDSALHMANTVPLNQMEVYNTQSLAPPTISISNSCRENLPNIKREFYGNCASDLTRTHIQRNRTHLIRTTLSILHPLSAADARALAKERQKKDNHNLIERRRRFNINDRIKELGTLIPKSNDPDMRWNKGTILKASVDYIKKLQKDQQHAKELETRQKKLEIANHHLMVRVQELEMQARAQGHVPSPQGDCNKPTEGHIPTSDPRTYVVMAKTTDAKLDAMLMEDMMLPLTTSLSPKSSVTVEENEHTC; translated from the exons ATGCGTGAGCAGCTTCATGATCAGGAGCGAAGGGAGAACCAGTTTAGATGCCACACCTCCCCATATGAGCCGCCCACTCCAACACAAAGCTGTACCCTAAACCCCACCCAGACTTCTGCCATTGATGTCAGCACCCACGTGGCCCCGCCCACCACCTCACTTGTGCCCCCTGAAGTGCTGAGG GTGAAGACTCATTTAGAAAACCCCACTAAGTATCACCTACAGCAGGCTCAGAGACAGCAGGTGAAAGCGTACCTGTCGACCACACTCGACCCATTTCCCAGCATGCCGTGTGCCACATCTGAACCTGGGGGAATAAACAGCAGCCCCAACAGTCCCATGGCATTACTCACCCTCAGCTCCACCTGTAAGAGAGag ATGGATGACGTaattgatgacatcatcagtttGGAGTCAAGTTACAGTGATATGCTAGGAATGTCTTTGGACTCCGCCCTTCACATGGCCAACACG GTGCCACTGAATCagatggaggtttataataCTCAGAGTTTAGCTCCACCTACCATTTCCATCAGCAATTCCTGCCGTGAGAACCTGCCGAACATCAAGAGGGAGTTTTATGGTAATTGTGCGAGTGATTTAACACGCACTCATATACAAAGAAACAGAACTCACCTGATAAGAACAACTTTGTCGATTCTTCATCCACTCTCAGCTGCAGATGCTCGTGCTCTTGCAAAGGAACGACAGAAAAAAGACAACCACAACCTGA TCGAGAGAAGACGGCGATTCAATATCAATGACCGCATTAAAGAGCTTGGCACTCTTATCCCCAAATCCAACGACCC ggacATGCGCTGGAACAAGGGCACTATACTGAAGGCATCAGTGGACTATATCAAGAAGCTGCAGAAGGATCAGCAACACGCCAAAGAGCTGGAGACCCGGCAAAAGAAACTGGAGATTGCTAACCACCATCTTATGGTGCGAGTACAG GAGTTGGAGATGCAGGCTCGAGCTCAGGGTCACGTCCCTTCTCCCCAAGGTGACTGCAACAAGCCCACAGAAGGCCACATCCCAACATCTGACCCTAGAACCTATGTGGTCATGGCCAAGACTACAGATGCCAAACTAGATGCCATGTTGATGGAGGACATGATGTTGCCCTTAACAACAAGCCTTTCACCAAAGAGCAGCGTTACCGTGGAGGAGAACGAGCACACATGCTAA
- the LOC125140689 gene encoding microphthalmia-associated transcription factor-like isoform X1, whose translation MQAESGIVPDLEVDVEFTEEPKIYYELKSQPIKPSTHQSDQQCSSLSSLSSSRVLLRQQLMREQLHDQERRENQFRCHTSPYEPPTPTQSCTLNPTQTSAIDVSTHVAPPTTSLVPPEVLRVKTHLENPTKYHLQQAQRQQVKAYLSTTLDPFPSMPCATSEPGGINSSPNSPMALLTLSSTCKREMDDVIDDIISLESSYSDMLGMSLDSALHMANTVPLNQMEVYNTQSLAPPTISISNSCRENLPNIKREFYGNCASDLTRTHIQRNRTHLIRTTLSILHPLSAADARALAKERQKKDNHNLIERRRRFNINDRIKELGTLIPKSNDPDMRWNKGTILKASVDYIKKLQKDQQHAKELETRQKKLEIANHHLMVRVQELEMQARAQGHVPSPQGDCNKPTEGHIPTSDPRTYVVMAKTTDAKLDAMLMEDMMLPLTTSLSPKSSVTVEENEHTC comes from the exons ATGCAGGCGGAGTCCGGGATTGTTCCAGACCTGGAGGTCGATGTGGAGTTTACCGAAGAACCGAAAATTTATTACGAACTGAAGAGTCAGCCAATCAAACCCAG tacaCATCAGTCAGATCAGCAGtgttcatctctctcctctctctcttcgtccCGTGTCCTTCTGCGGCAACAGTTGATGCGTGAGCAGCTTCATGATCAGGAGCGAAGGGAGAACCAGTTTAGATGCCACACCTCCCCATATGAGCCGCCCACTCCAACACAAAGCTGTACCCTAAACCCCACCCAGACTTCTGCCATTGATGTCAGCACCCACGTGGCCCCGCCCACCACCTCACTTGTGCCCCCTGAAGTGCTGAGG GTGAAGACTCATTTAGAAAACCCCACTAAGTATCACCTACAGCAGGCTCAGAGACAGCAGGTGAAAGCGTACCTGTCGACCACACTCGACCCATTTCCCAGCATGCCGTGTGCCACATCTGAACCTGGGGGAATAAACAGCAGCCCCAACAGTCCCATGGCATTACTCACCCTCAGCTCCACCTGTAAGAGAGag ATGGATGACGTaattgatgacatcatcagtttGGAGTCAAGTTACAGTGATATGCTAGGAATGTCTTTGGACTCCGCCCTTCACATGGCCAACACG GTGCCACTGAATCagatggaggtttataataCTCAGAGTTTAGCTCCACCTACCATTTCCATCAGCAATTCCTGCCGTGAGAACCTGCCGAACATCAAGAGGGAGTTTTATGGTAATTGTGCGAGTGATTTAACACGCACTCATATACAAAGAAACAGAACTCACCTGATAAGAACAACTTTGTCGATTCTTCATCCACTCTCAGCTGCAGATGCTCGTGCTCTTGCAAAGGAACGACAGAAAAAAGACAACCACAACCTGA TCGAGAGAAGACGGCGATTCAATATCAATGACCGCATTAAAGAGCTTGGCACTCTTATCCCCAAATCCAACGACCC ggacATGCGCTGGAACAAGGGCACTATACTGAAGGCATCAGTGGACTATATCAAGAAGCTGCAGAAGGATCAGCAACACGCCAAAGAGCTGGAGACCCGGCAAAAGAAACTGGAGATTGCTAACCACCATCTTATGGTGCGAGTACAG GAGTTGGAGATGCAGGCTCGAGCTCAGGGTCACGTCCCTTCTCCCCAAGGTGACTGCAACAAGCCCACAGAAGGCCACATCCCAACATCTGACCCTAGAACCTATGTGGTCATGGCCAAGACTACAGATGCCAAACTAGATGCCATGTTGATGGAGGACATGATGTTGCCCTTAACAACAAGCCTTTCACCAAAGAGCAGCGTTACCGTGGAGGAGAACGAGCACACATGCTAA